In Vibrio neptunius, the following are encoded in one genomic region:
- a CDS encoding efflux RND transporter permease subunit, with amino-acid sequence MINAIIRWSISNRLLVLIATLAIVLAGLYSVKNTPVDAIPDLSDVQVIIKTSYPGQAPQVVEDQVTYPLTTAMLAVPGAETVRGYSFFGDSYVYIIFNDDTDMYWARSRVLEYLSQVAPNLPSNTKPTLGPDATGVGWVYSYVLQDKTGQHDLAQLRSLQDWFLKYELQTVDGVSEVATVGGMVKQYQVQIDPAKLRAYNLTLQQVNNAIQNGNQETGASVIEVAEAEHMVRTTGYLTSIEDIRSLPLKVTEKGTPLLLGDVADINLGPQMRRGISELNGEGEAVGGVIVMRFGENASEVIAKTKAKLTELQRGLPDGVEIVPTYDRSTLIDSAVENLWKKLAEEFIVVAIVCALFLFHTRSSLVIALSLPVGILTAFVIMHWQGINANIMSLGGIAIAIGAMVDGAIVMIENVHKHIERTPLTDKNRWQVIGKAAEEVGAPLFFSLLIITLSFVPVFALEGQEGKMFSPLAFTKTYAMAASAGLAITLVPVLMGYFIRGKVLPEHKNPVNKGLVSLYKPLLNLSLHYPKTMIVIAMGLMASAYYPTNKLGSEFIPPLDEGDLMYMPTTYPGISIGKARELLQQTNKLIKSVPEVETVWGKIGRAETATDPAPLTMIETVIQLKPRQQWREGVTTESLRKEFDDLVQFPGLTNAWVMPIKTRIDMLATGIKTPIGIKIAGPDLNVIEQIGAELEPILNQVNGTASVYAERVAGGRYVTIDIKRRSAARYGLNIKDVQRVISTAVGGMNVGETIEGLERYPINVRYPQDYRDSVVKLQNLPLVTPNGARIALADVADIRYEDGPPMIKTENARPNGWVFVDIDGRDLGSYVAEAQQIVADQLNLPAGYSLAWSGQYEYMERAKERLSVVVPITLAIIMLLLYFSFRRIGEVLIIMMTLPLAMVGGLWLMHFLGYNFSIAVGVGFIALAGVAVEIGVIMLVYLNQAWHYKKLDAQEQNYAITSDDLSMAIQDGAGLRVRPVMMTVLTVIIGLVPIMYGEGTGSEVMQRIAAPMIGGMASALLLTLLVLPAIFKLWKQREISRHS; translated from the coding sequence ATGATCAATGCAATTATCCGTTGGTCAATCAGTAATAGACTTCTAGTATTGATTGCCACTTTAGCTATTGTTTTGGCTGGTCTTTACAGTGTAAAGAATACACCTGTAGACGCGATTCCTGATTTATCGGATGTTCAGGTTATCATCAAAACCAGCTATCCGGGTCAAGCACCTCAGGTGGTCGAGGATCAGGTCACTTACCCATTAACCACTGCCATGTTGGCTGTACCCGGTGCAGAAACCGTCAGGGGATACTCTTTCTTTGGGGATTCCTATGTCTACATCATCTTTAATGATGACACCGATATGTACTGGGCTCGCTCGCGCGTGCTGGAGTACCTCAGCCAAGTCGCTCCAAACCTGCCTTCGAATACCAAACCAACATTGGGGCCGGATGCTACTGGGGTTGGCTGGGTTTACAGCTATGTTCTTCAGGATAAAACCGGACAACACGATTTAGCCCAGTTACGCAGCTTGCAGGATTGGTTCCTCAAATACGAACTCCAAACCGTTGATGGAGTATCGGAAGTCGCCACTGTGGGTGGCATGGTCAAGCAATATCAGGTCCAGATTGACCCCGCCAAACTGCGTGCTTACAACCTGACATTACAACAGGTAAACAACGCGATTCAAAACGGCAATCAGGAGACAGGTGCCTCCGTGATTGAGGTCGCCGAAGCCGAACACATGGTGCGCACCACAGGTTACTTGACTAGCATCGAAGATATCCGCTCACTGCCACTCAAGGTAACCGAAAAAGGCACCCCGCTGCTGTTGGGTGATGTCGCGGATATTAACCTTGGCCCACAAATGCGCCGTGGTATTTCTGAACTCAACGGTGAAGGGGAAGCCGTTGGTGGCGTGATTGTAATGCGCTTCGGTGAAAATGCCAGTGAAGTGATCGCCAAAACCAAAGCAAAACTGACCGAGCTGCAACGCGGCTTGCCTGACGGCGTCGAAATCGTACCAACGTATGACCGCTCTACGTTGATCGACTCTGCGGTAGAAAACTTATGGAAGAAACTGGCTGAAGAGTTCATCGTGGTTGCGATTGTCTGTGCTTTGTTCCTGTTCCATACCCGCTCATCACTGGTTATCGCCTTGAGCCTACCAGTGGGTATTCTGACTGCGTTTGTGATCATGCATTGGCAAGGAATTAACGCCAACATCATGTCATTGGGTGGTATTGCCATCGCCATTGGAGCCATGGTCGACGGCGCAATCGTGATGATAGAAAACGTTCACAAGCACATTGAACGAACTCCACTCACCGATAAGAATCGCTGGCAAGTCATTGGCAAGGCCGCAGAGGAAGTCGGCGCACCGCTGTTCTTTTCTCTGCTGATCATCACGTTGAGCTTTGTCCCTGTCTTCGCTTTGGAAGGTCAGGAAGGCAAAATGTTTTCGCCACTGGCATTTACCAAAACTTACGCCATGGCAGCCTCTGCTGGCTTAGCGATTACGCTAGTGCCTGTTCTGATGGGCTATTTCATTCGTGGCAAAGTGCTCCCGGAACACAAAAACCCAGTCAACAAAGGGTTAGTCTCGCTTTACAAACCATTGCTCAACCTGAGCCTGCACTACCCTAAAACCATGATCGTCATTGCGATGGGACTTATGGCATCGGCTTACTACCCAACCAATAAGCTTGGCAGCGAATTCATTCCTCCACTCGATGAGGGTGATTTGATGTACATGCCGACCACCTATCCGGGCATCTCGATTGGTAAAGCACGCGAGCTGTTACAGCAAACCAATAAGTTGATTAAAAGCGTCCCTGAGGTTGAAACAGTATGGGGGAAAATTGGACGCGCCGAAACCGCAACCGACCCAGCACCGCTGACCATGATTGAAACCGTCATACAGCTGAAACCTCGCCAGCAATGGCGTGAAGGTGTAACCACCGAATCGCTGCGCAAAGAGTTTGACGATTTAGTACAGTTCCCCGGGCTAACCAATGCGTGGGTCATGCCAATCAAAACCCGCATCGACATGCTGGCAACTGGCATTAAAACGCCTATTGGGATCAAAATTGCAGGCCCCGACCTTAACGTCATTGAACAAATAGGGGCAGAACTGGAGCCTATTCTCAATCAGGTCAATGGTACGGCGTCTGTTTATGCTGAGCGTGTAGCAGGAGGACGCTACGTCACTATCGATATAAAGCGTCGCTCCGCTGCTCGCTATGGTCTCAATATAAAAGATGTGCAACGCGTAATTTCCACGGCGGTGGGAGGCATGAACGTTGGGGAAACCATAGAAGGGCTGGAACGCTACCCGATTAATGTTCGATACCCACAGGATTACCGTGATTCAGTGGTGAAATTGCAGAACCTACCTCTGGTTACCCCAAATGGCGCTCGTATCGCACTGGCTGATGTGGCTGATATTCGTTACGAAGACGGCCCACCGATGATCAAAACAGAAAACGCTCGCCCTAATGGCTGGGTATTCGTGGATATCGATGGACGAGATCTCGGGTCGTACGTTGCAGAAGCACAACAAATCGTAGCAGATCAGCTCAATCTGCCCGCTGGCTATTCTCTGGCTTGGTCAGGCCAATATGAATATATGGAACGAGCGAAAGAGCGCTTAAGTGTCGTGGTACCGATAACGCTGGCGATCATTATGCTGCTACTTTACTTCAGCTTCCGTCGCATTGGCGAAGTGCTGATCATCATGATGACTCTCCCTCTCGCCATGGTGGGTGGCTTATGGCTGATGCACTTCCTCGGCTATAACTTCTCGATTGCCGTTGGGGTCGGCTTTATTGCCCTCGCGGGTGTCGCCGTCGAAATTGGCGTCATCATGCTGGTGTATCTCAACCAAGCCTGGCACTACAAAAAGCTGGATGCCCAAGAGCAGAACTATGCCATTACTTCCGATGATCTGTCGATGGCGATACAAGACGGCGCAGGCCTCAGAGTTCGACCTGTGATGATGACTGTTCTGACCGTCATCATTGGTCTTGTACCGATCATGTACGGCGAAGGTACGGGCTCTGAAGTCATGCAACGAATCGCCGCCCCTATGATTGGTGGAATGGCATCGGCGCTGCTACTCACGCTTCTGGTACTACCAGCCATTTTCAAATTGTGGAAACAAAGAGAAATCTCACGTCACTCATAA
- a CDS encoding copper-binding protein, which produces MKKTILALTLTLASTQILAQMDHSSMDHSKMNMEGMDHSKVMSDMKGMDQSQMNMDEMSDVGMPAKGAKPDKVVHVILDDDMSITFKKEVDIEPNDVVQFVVMNKGKIDHEFSIGSAQEQLKHREMMKKMGNHAHDSGSTVTVAPGKAKQLLWHFHGDNNVEFACNIPGHAEAGMVKSVVL; this is translated from the coding sequence ATGAAAAAAACAATTCTGGCACTTACACTGACTCTGGCTAGCACTCAAATTCTCGCTCAAATGGATCACTCATCAATGGATCATTCCAAAATGAATATGGAAGGTATGGACCATTCGAAAGTGATGAGCGATATGAAGGGAATGGACCAATCACAAATGAACATGGACGAGATGTCCGATGTTGGTATGCCTGCCAAAGGTGCTAAACCGGACAAAGTGGTACACGTGATCCTTGACGATGATATGAGCATTACATTCAAAAAAGAGGTAGATATAGAACCAAATGACGTAGTCCAGTTTGTGGTCATGAACAAAGGGAAAATCGACCATGAGTTTTCCATTGGCTCAGCACAAGAGCAACTCAAGCACCGTGAGATGATGAAGAAAATGGGCAACCACGCTCATGATTCTGGCAGTACAGTGACGGTTGCTCCGGGCAAAGCCAAGCAGTTACTGTGGCATTTCCATGGTGACAACAACGTTGAGTTTGCCTGCAACATCCCAGGACACGCGGAAGCTGGCATGGTCAAATCAGTGGTATTGTAA